The sequence agaataaacattttttatggcttatttattataattattgttattattttaaataataattaataataataatatttatttatttattgaacttCATTTGTAAATAGTTTTTTCTCACTGGAGGTTTGCTTTGAACTAATTAGACATACAGAGGCTTAGACTTGGAATCAGTGCTGTGCCGTGATTAGAAAAAACTCTCAATaaatggggtctattcactaaagtaatGGTTGGTAGGAGAGTTTGAAAGAGAGTTATGGTTTTCAACcctctcacttcactattcattaccAAGGGCCAACTAGAATAGTGGGGCTGGCCCTGTATTATGCATAActcaatgggtgaggagactttGGAGAATTTCTCATttgattatacattatatggggCCAGACAAGCActttctgcagcagaagctcactggggatgGCCTTTCATAATGGATAGTAGATGAAACACTGCtgtcctttagtgaatagacctcagtgtgtgtgtgtgcagttaGCACTCACTTTTCAGTGAGTATACATTGATTTGCTTTGGGTGAACAGTCTGAATTTTATGTGGCCGCTTATTATGTCTTACTAATAAGACAGAATTAATACCTGCATGACCCTGACGGTGTCAGCGCGGTGGATCTCGGAGTCCTTCGCTAGTTTCTTCTGTAAGGTGTTCAGGCTGCGCTCCAGGTGCTCTCTCTGCTTGGCGTATTCCCGCTGGATGTCTGCGTCCACACCAACAATTTCAGCCTGAAAAGTCGGATGGGCAGGAGGGACACAATTTAATAAAACCTTAAGAGAGTTTGATCCAGAAAGAGGATCCTGCCCCAAATAAAGACACTGATAATTATCTGTGTACATAGATTGActtatctagtctgccctttaTAAATCACTTTTGACTTCTTCTTTAAGCTTTATGCACATCCCAAGCTTTCTTTGATTCCTTTAATAGGTTTGCCTGTGTTACTTCCAATGGAAGCCTATTCCAAGTATCTACTACTCCTTCTGTAAGGTAAAATTTTCTCCCATTACCGCTTAGTCTTCCGCCCCGAATAACCACTCACCACGTCACTGTCTTGCACGTATTTTGAATACAGATCCCTTATACTGTCTTTGAGTTTCTTGGGTTCTTGAATGAACCCAACGCAGTTATGAATATCTGTCTTTATCCGCTTAACAACAGCTTCGACATCCCGAACCTGCAGGGGGAGACAGATCATGggaaatatttcacaaaaaaaggtaGAAGAAAGAGAAATCTTCTGATCAtgatcattatttttatgtgggaaaaaaataaaagagaggtAAAAGAGAACTGCAAAGTGTGCTCGGTAAAGGCAGGTGAAGCAAACTGAAAGCCTTTGTACGTAAGACAAACAATAAGGACAATGGCTCGCCAAGTGCAGCCTTTGAAAGACGGCTTGTCAAATATTGACATCCAGGTCTTGGTTTTCTCggtcaaaacaaaataaatgttggtGATCTAACAGGAAGCCACTGGGTGGGTTGTTAGACTAAAATAACTGGGTCCTTTTGGGTAAACCAAACCAAAAGGAACAGGGATCAGACACTCAAGATAACAAATAATAGACGGTTTGAGCAGAGAACATTCTTAAGATCTCTTTTTCTGACGATTTCCATTTTCCTTCCACGCTGGCATAAACTCACTAATAGTTTACTAGTAACTCCAGAGTAACTCCTTTCTTCTATTCTCCCATCCTACCTTCTGTCTCTCTTTGTGCATCTCACGATCTGTTGCTTTCAGCTTCTGTTTCAGTTCGGTTATGTTCAAATCCAGCTGGGTGTTCTGCTTGTGGAAACGCTCCAACTCAGCCTCCATCTGGGGACAGACAATCCAAATTAGAGATAAATGTGAAATACTTAGTATATGGAACAAACAGTTTATTTACTGAGAGACGGGTAAGCACCAACAGTACTGAGGAGTATGAGGAGTACCCTACTGGATTATCTTTAGGGCCAGAACTGGCAGCTGTTTCTATAGATTGCTCGTTTGAGCATGGCCCTCCTCacatgttacatactacttattacgtcctatctacccattgcacagcgctacggaatatgatggcgctatataaaacaatacataataataataactcccatcctagatgggacaggactctCACCTCCTGGATCTGCTCTTTCATCTCTTTAATCTCGTTTTCTCGTGGCTCAATTTGCTTCTTCAACTCTTTAATTTTATAATCCAGCACAAACTTGAATTTCTCCAGTTCCTGGTTCTTTTTCTTCAGGTCGTATATCCTCTTCTCCTGTGTCATAAGTGAACAAAATAAGTTGTGATgagtttgggggaaaaaatgtaattgctttAGTACAATCCCCCTTGCTGCTCCCTGTATTAGTCGTCATGTTATTTTTGGGACAGTGCATTTACTAACAGAAAGGGCTGGGATATGATAGAAGGTCTGCCCCTGGATCCACCCCATGCTTAATCAGCCTGGGCCAGTATATGCCACTGCATAAACGTAACCAGACAGATGAGTGCGTAACTGTGTAAAATGAGACTATATGTCAAGGCGAGCCATTGCCTCTCACCTTGTCCTGTATAGTTTCATCCCTCTCCTGAATCTCTCTCTTCAGTCCTTGAATGTCCTTCTCCAGAGATTTGATTACACCTTGTAGCTTCTGCTGCTCCATCTTCATCCTCTCAATGTCAGCGGTACGTTCTTCTATATCCTTCTGCAGGCTGGAGAACTGCAAAAGGGAATGCAATGAGCATTacatgatatttatttatatagtgccatcagtACAAGAGGTACCAGATGTACTATTACAGTTTGATCCGTACAATCTATTGGTAATCCCTGCCAATGTATGGGAAAAGAGAAAGAGCTTCAAGCATGTCAGTACCATCTGTAGGACTATAACAATAGATGACCACCAATTCTTCTATAGTGGGCCAAGAAGACACTAAGATGAAAGTTGGCATCCACAGAGAAGATAAAGACGATACGACAGTGGTTTGGCAGGAGCAGAATAAAAGAACACCATTAAAACAACAGTATGTAGAAAAATGAGAAATGGAATGTGTAGACAGTTGAAGAGTTAAGAGAATAGAACATTTTGGAGTTTAAGCAACCTTCTTTCTCATGATGCCACTTTCTCCCTTTAGACGAAGTGAAgcctctttctcctctctcaGACGTCGTTCGTATTTAATCTTCATGTCTTGAATCTCTCGGTCTCCATCTTCCtctatttgttttttggtttcctCAAACTCCCTGAGGTGTTGACGGGCTTCATCCTGGGTCTGAGAGAAAAATGCCAAGCTGAAGAAAGTGTTTTCCGGGGGGTAGACAAACTGACCTCAAGTTACATTAACGCTGGGCCTGTCCGGGGAACCCCAAGACACCCCCGCAGGTGGAGAATCGTCCGTTGCCACCAGCACTGTGTCTGCATAAACTGGATATCAGTGAATGAGAATAGTATATTCATTTAGAACATGCACATACGGCATAGAGAATGTCTTTGGAACAGGTTATACGAGTAAAACATTGTTAAAATATACTTGTTCTTTTCAGAAAGAACACAAGGCAGATGTCCCTCAGCTCATCACATTTATGACAGATATGTGCTGAAAGCAGGCAGATAAATCTTTCagtgatatattaatatatatatatacataacacaaCTGGAAAGGTACGAGCAGGTCCGTCCATCACGGCAAGAGGCTGGGATCTGGTTCCAGGATTCACGGTACATGTACGGTGAGGCAACAAGCCAGCGTTACACTGTATACTGTTTAAAAACTTACATTTTCCCAAGGACTTTCTACTTTAATCTTCCATGCTACAGAAAATACAAACGTTGATAAGACAGCCGTCGGGGTCTGTCAGCTCGGATCTGGATAGGGATGAAGCATGTGAGGGACTCTTACCAGCTGGAGCTGGGATGTCTTCTCCTGCAGTTTGGCTTCATAGTACTCGGTCAGTTCCTCGAGTGCCTGAGTTTTACTCTCCTCCAGATCATGCAGCTGCCTTTCATACTCCTCCTGCATGCGCTGGGATTTCACGTGGAGCTCCTGGTACTTCTCATACTCCAGCAAAAGCTTTTGGTTATTGGCCGTTTCTAATTTGGGGGAATAATACAGTTATAATCTCTTATAAAGCAGTGCATTACATTCAAAATTCTCTACCTGTTTCTTTAACGTATTCTGCTTTGTCAATGTCTGGAACTCCCACCCAACTTTACAACTTCATAAATACATCAAGCTAAAATAGCACTTTCTTATGTAGCACTCCAGTAATAAACCAACATGAAATATCCTATACTTTGAGTTGTCttaaattattctttattcTCCTTATCAACATCATCGCACTCGTGTGGCCCATATTCCTTGCTTTGACTGCAAGCCTGGTTAGGACACAGTTTACTACAGAAAGAAAAGGCTTGATGCCTACTAAGTAAGCATTAATAACAACATAAAATTTGAGATCCAATAATTGAAACGAAATTGGAATTAATTAATCATGTATTTCTGTTAGGGGACTGCACAACATTATCTGGAACCAATTCTAACCAGATACAGGTTATCCGGTAAAATataaagtgtgtatgtgttgtatTAAGTGTACGGTACCCAGATCCTGCATTTCTCTCGACTGTTTTTCTATTAATTCACTCGTCTCATCCTGATGCCTCAACTCCTGTTTTTCTGCATCAGCCTTCAGCATCTGAGAGGGTGGAGAGAGTAACGGGTGTAATGAGAGTTGATTCACGAATACATACAATCCACGCAGAATGTAAAGTTTATTCACTTGCTTCATCTTATCAGTACCATAAACTGTCTGCATGACCCTGactatatcatcattcacacaGCGGACCTAAGATGGCAATGAAACCCCATAAAACCCAAGgattcccaggtatgttgaaaaccaataaaccaaaaacatgaATCTGTTAAAACAGCTCTTTAATCCTCTGACAAATCCGTTAATCCTAAATTTGTTTTAGAGACTTAAAGAGGCTGTCCCACCTACTCTTCAGACCTTCAATGAACAGATCCTTCTAGgaaatcatgtaaaatgttgcttcattagtttttttttttgttgctgggAATGCTCTTATTGATTGTTGCCATAGGAACTGAAActgcttcttaaaagtttctgtattattttgttattaatgaGACAATACATTGACAGACAGGTACTTAGCATACTAGagattgatatatttttttaagtggaaCCGCACCTTTAAAATGTAGAGGGGGTATTTTAGCTCATGAATGTTTTAGCTCGATAATGGAAAAGCTTGCATAACTAAATGCTGTTCTGCCCTCGTCTAATCGCACATTAGGTGGGTATATGTGTCTCGGTCAACAAAGCATACCTGGTTCGTAGTCTTTAACACCTCCATCTCCTGGATGAACTTCTCAGTGAGTTCCTTCAGTTTCTCGTTGTAGTTCATGTCTTTCAGTCGAAGCTGATACTCGTTCTCCATTTTCAGCTCTTCTACTCGGGTCTTTAGCTCCAACATCACCTGGTTCTAGAGTAAGCgagataaacaaaataaatgaaacatctTGGACATAAAtcataaaagtataaaatactgGGGCTCCACTATTAGTTAATCAGAGgagaaggagtcagctccagacccCGGGAATCTGCCCAATCACCCTGAGGTTGGTCAAAGTGGATAACTTGTgccgggttttttttatttttttattttggattcATGGACACCTTCCTTTAACGtcctatatatctatagatatagatatagatatatagatagatatatctatctatatatctatctatatatatatatatatatatatatttatacatataggtTTTTGGAAGCTTATGTAACGTtacactttttttctgtgttggcccaacaACTCGGGCTATTACAGCTATATCAATTTATCTAATTTCTACcaacaaatataaaactatttatGGAGAACACcccattattttttcttatatcacTTTAAATTTGATGTAGGAAAATATGCCTGGAAACCACTAGGTGGCACTCGGtaatcattattaaaaaaaaaccaaaaaaaacataatatacaaaAAGTGAGACCAGCAccaaaagtataataataaaaaataaaaacactgatCGGTAACATTTCAGTACATTGAAATCTGAAATCACTCAATATTTGTAACTTGGTGAGCTTGCCATTTCTCCCATAAATCAGATTTTTTCTGATTGGATACTTGTCGCTGGAGTTCTATATATGTTGGGTTCATATGGTGGGTTATGATAACGTTAGGagattatttaattattcaacACAATGTTCTGAATTTAATcttcaaaataatgaaaaacaagcTGACTCTCACAAAATTCTAGAAATTAGTTCTCACCTTCTCTTCCAGGTCGGACCTGGTAATCAGCACCTCCTCCGCATAGCTAACTTCTTTGTCTCGTTTCAACCCACGGCCTTCCTTGTCCGAAATTTTCCATAGCATCAGGCATCCGTCCTCAGAGATGGACAGGAGATACTGGTCATCAGGAGTCACCACCAGCTGCGAGGGAAGGGTTAATAGCTAGTGATACACAAActttggaaaaagaaaacattttaacacctaaacatctatatttatttaagtgAAACCTTAGGCTGATcagtattattatgtatttatagtCGCAGATCTTCATTGCCTGTATCAGGCTGGgcattaatgtaaatatttgccACGAGAATAAGGGTAACAACGGGGTACATCTCCAACTAAGTTACCTACATGATTCTCAGCCAACTATGCATATACTGGCTGGGTTTCAGCATTTAAACAATCCCCTGCTTCAGGTACAGCCTAATCTTATGCAAACCATTAATTTACTCAGACGCCCATACTGGTTAGCTGGTTAGTTTTTCATGCTTATTCTTACCCTCGTAACCGGGCCAGCATGGCCTTGATATTCATTGAACTCCTTGCTCGCCAGGGGAAGTGGGTACTTCATGGACCGGATACTCCCATTAGATGTGCCGGTGAAAAGCATTCGCCCCGAGTGGGAGATGGCTACTGCTGTGTACGTCACATCCAACGATGGAACTTCACGCACAAACTGCCAGAGATATAATTGGGGCTCAGTGCATAGATTTCAGTACTTTAATGCCAGTTCAGAAACATTTGGTTCAACTAGACCTATTCCTTCTCtacaaatattactttttaaatgtgttttccaCGTAGGAATACCTTACGTTTATTTCAGTCTAGGACTTGCAAACAGAGGTCCATGTACCTGCAGAGGGATTCCGTGATAAACTCTCTGCCGAGCCGCTAAGCCCCTCTCCCTTGCCGCTCCTGGTACCCCGGTGGCTAGCAGCGTGTAAACTTACCTGGCCGTCGCTGATCTCTTTCAGACTCTGATCGGATCCAACAGCAAAAATGGTTTTGGAATCCGGTGCCAGGGCCACACTGTTATAACTGCAGGACTTCAGCACGCATTCAGACTCGCGCTTACCCAAAAGCGAGTTCCACTCGTACACGGCTCCGTCAAGGCCACAAGACACGAGTTTACTATCATCTGTACTCCAGGCGATGGAACGCACCTAGAACGACAGCCCAGACATAAGGTTCCAACCAGACTTAAACAGAAATatgggaggatgttccacttCTCTACCTCCCtttcattaaagtaaaactGTCTTGCATAATGTCTAAACCCGTTACCCTTTAGCTTTAGAATAAACTTAAAGGCGTATAAAAATTGATTTGAAAAAGCGttttattgccatagcaaccaaatagTTGTGATTATTAGATcgttccactggttgctatggcaataaggcCACTTTTTAAACCTTGTACCATGATCAGTTTTTCTACACATTCTCAGGTGTATGCATTAATGTCGAGATTCTAGAGATCCTGACCGACGTTTACCTTTCCATTGTGGCCTTTAAGGTTAGTGACGTTTTCAAACGTTGTTGTGGAGTAAATGTGGATCACGTTGCCATTCACGGCAGCAAAGAGATGCCCCCCGTGGCTAAATGCACACTGTAAGAGAAACATGAGATCCGACTGAGATGCAAAGACTTGAATAGAACTTCTTTTCTACACAGCGGCGATGCCTGCTGGTTTTTGTATTCTACTTTAAATGTTACACATCTACGAATGCTGAACAGAAAACTGAAATTACCTCTCGACAACCACGAACGGTGAATTCTTTAAATGGCCGGATATCATCGATCAGCAAGTTCATTAACCGTAATTTGTCTGAGAATCCCACCAAAGCGTACAGACCGGAGGGGTGCAGGGAGACGCTGTATGCTTCCTCTTGGTACTCCTTATACAGTTCCAGGGAGCTTAGGTTACAGAGAGGGATATGATAACAAAATGCACCTTATACCATCTGTTATAAACAGTATGAATGCAGCCTTCATTATCCATAAGACTGAGATTTAAGTAAcacattgtattatttattaagcatacctgggaactcctcaggtttgacccggagtctccaggtatAACTCTACTTccccgggtctccgggtcatctttttttttcctgtttagtcacgcccactccccacccactttcctttttttccccatccacTCAAGTCTGTTGTGGACTAGCCCTACccctaaacatatttaaaaaagcattacaGAAGGGGCATATGGTTAAATGGGTGGAGTTTGCGGGTGTCATAACCAGGAATGGGTGGAACTGTCAGGCTCCTCCCCTCTGCTTCCCTGAAAATATGGAGTTCTAGGTCTTTTCCAGCCCGGTCACCCTGCCTTTGCATCCTGCTCTAAAAGATcggtattattgtttattacatttattgtcaTTAAGGTtcacagattttgtatttttattaccgGGGTGGAACGAGTAAATGAACACAttttagaaaattattttatatcagACGTAAACTAGTTAAGAGTTCAATAAATAAAGCGCCTACTTGTTTTCGTAATTCCAGATGCGAACGGAGTGGTCCAGGGAACAGGTGGCGATGAGCGGTTTGCGGATGCAGATACTCAGCCCTGTGATGGGGGCCGAGTGCCACTGCTCTGTCAAATACTCGAAATGCACGTCATCCTCCCCCTATGAGgaataattaaacataaataaacatgtagATAGGAAAAGGTCAATAAGATAGTATAGGGCATTTAAGGAAGGTGTCCAggaatccaaaataaaaaaaaaaccaaaaacataagaACAAAACTGCAAATGGGGACAGATAGCATTCTTCATTTCATCATGAGTCTGCCGATTAGTCGCTTACTCGATAGACCTCTCCAGAATGCTCACTGAGCCAGCGTTGGAGATGACCGGCAGTAAATATATCACGTGGCAGGAGAAGTGATCAGCCTAACTTATCTCCGGCATAGTAACCAGCTTGGGttgaggaaagaagaagaagaattccTGTACGCCTTCTCAATGGGAAACATCACaacaaatgtaaagggaccactcagttatcacatgcattaaagttcatttggtggctggagtgtctctttaattaGGGCCAGCTTAGCCTGACTTATATAACACACCGGCCCTTCATAAATGCATAATGAGAAACAAATGCGTTATGAAGTTGGTGATCTCCTGCAAACCCCTCGATAAACCCCTTATGATTACCAAAGAACATTGGACTGTGAAGCTCACCTTGCTGATTTCGGCTGACGACAGGGCAATGGTGTAGAGTTGGCTTTTATTAGTACTGATCAGCACAGTTTCCTCCGAGGGGCTTAGACTCATGCACGTGATCTCCTGTAGTTCTGACTGGCTGGGGTCGTTGCTGTGTTCATCCTGCGGAATCTAGCAAAGACACGGACTTTGAGAATCTATAGAACGCCATATTCATATTCttcatatttctttttcctgCGCAACACGTCGTATTTTTCACATTACGCGATTCCCGCATTTCCCTCCCCATCAGGTCACTTACTTTAATATCACGGTTTCTTTTGTAAAGTTCTTTGTCTTCTACCTTCTCAAACATGCAAACCCTGCCCGGCCCAGCAGAGCACAGGAAACCTTTGGAGTAAGCCAGTATGGCATTGATGCGGACAGAAGGCTGGCTAGCACCCAGAGTAGAAAGGGAACTAGAAGCAGGAGGAAAGGTTACAGATCGGTGAGAAATCCACAGATAACCTAAAAAATACATCGAAGCCAATCGATCTTATAATAAACTAGTTCTCAAATACAATAAGCAGCTTTGAAAAAAGATGGCGCACTAATGCCATACACACTAGTAAGCAATTTAAATCTCAGAGGCACAAACCCAAAATATGAGAGATAACTGTTAAAATGTGCGTACGCATTCACTGAGCGTATGTCATAGTCCAGCATGCGCCGATTCCATGTATAAAACCTCTGCAAGTCtaataaaatcaaatgaaaatGTCTTATTGACCTCAACACAGATtcttgccacagcagaagctcattacagcttGTGGCTACAGCCAGTTGTATGTTTGCTGATGTCTCTTTTGATGTGCTTTTACTTGTGTCAAATATTGGGATGAACGTGAAAATAaatctaatatataatttatatatatatatatataatttattttaggatTAGTGATGTGCCTTTTTATGCTATAGTATATATTGGcattaatataattacattGTCGCTTGCACGCTATTTTTCACCTGGCAGACTAAAATACGGAGTACTTACCGCTCGTTCTCAGATGACTTCTCCATCTCCTTGGCCACAGCTTTGCCGTTGATGCTGTGCTCCCATCGGAGGTCTCCTGATTCCCAGAGGCACAGTTTGCCCGTGTCCGTGCCACAGATGACTCGGTTCTCCGAGAGCCACGCGTGGCACAGGAAATTGTGAGAATCCACTTTCTGGAAGTTAGTCTGCTTCAAGTTACCTTCAATGTAGTGAAAGAGCTTGAAGACCCCACGGCCCGTGGCGCAAATTATTGTGTTATCCTGAGGGTTAAAGCTCACCTGAAGGATAAGAATGCATAGGAAATGTAAGTATTTGTGCCACTGCACATCAACAAGTTTATCTCAATGTAAGATCTCTATTTGACATTTCATACTAGCCATTTTTGTATGAGACATGCAGAAAACACACATAAACGTGTAAATATGCACCGTGCTGTGGTATACTGTTGTAGAATTCTGCATGTAAATAATAGGATTTACTTTGAGCGTCTTTTACCAAATTCGGGATGGGTTTCCTTCTGTGCCAAACACGCTGTTTTAAAGGGATATTTGACTTATGATGCAGCGAGCGATGCAACGATTCCTCCCACTTACAGTCAGCCTGTTTTGATCgttcattttaatgtgtttaaaatagaatttatttGGCTCCTCTTTGTGGATCTGTTGAATGGTTACCAGCCACAATGAAATGAAGAAATGCTTCTCCATATAAAGTGCAATATACACACTAcc is a genomic window of Spea bombifrons isolate aSpeBom1 chromosome 6, aSpeBom1.2.pri, whole genome shotgun sequence containing:
- the CFAP57 gene encoding cilia- and flagella-associated protein 57, which gives rise to MSVIVAQSHYIFGLRATVVNNVFFFDEQTIIFPSGNNCIKYNVDQKWQKFIPGSEKSLGMQALAISPNRRYLAVSEKGPEKATITIYELASVPFKKRKVLSAPDLTAHEFVSIAFSPDSKYLVAQSGAPEWTMIFWMWEKQKVMAAVKTDSLNNPIYQVSFNPQDNTIICATGRGVFKLFHYIEGNLKQTNFQKVDSHNFLCHAWLSENRVICGTDTGKLCLWESGDLRWEHSINGKAVAKEMEKSSENERSLSTLGASQPSVRINAILAYSKGFLCSAGPGRVCMFEKVEDKELYKRNRDIKIPQDEHSNDPSQSELQEITCMSLSPSEETVLISTNKSQLYTIALSSAEISKGEDDVHFEYLTEQWHSAPITGLSICIRKPLIATCSLDHSVRIWNYENNSLELYKEYQEEAYSVSLHPSGLYALVGFSDKLRLMNLLIDDIRPFKEFTVRGCRECAFSHGGHLFAAVNGNVIHIYSTTTFENVTNLKGHNGKVRSIAWSTDDSKLVSCGLDGAVYEWNSLLGKRESECVLKSCSYNSVALAPDSKTIFAVGSDQSLKEISDGQFVREVPSLDVTYTAVAISHSGRMLFTGTSNGSIRSMKYPLPLASKEFNEYQGHAGPVTRLVVTPDDQYLLSISEDGCLMLWKISDKEGRGLKRDKEVSYAEEVLITRSDLEEKNQVMLELKTRVEELKMENEYQLRLKDMNYNEKLKELTEKFIQEMEVLKTTNQMLKADAEKQELRHQDETSELIEKQSREMQDLETANNQKLLLEYEKYQELHVKSQRMQEEYERQLHDLEESKTQALEELTEYYEAKLQEKTSQLQLTQDEARQHLREFEETKKQIEEDGDREIQDMKIKYERRLREEKEASLRLKGESGIMRKKFSSLQKDIEERTADIERMKMEQQKLQGVIKSLEKDIQGLKREIQERDETIQDKEKRIYDLKKKNQELEKFKFVLDYKIKELKKQIEPRENEIKEMKEQIQEMEAELERFHKQNTQLDLNITELKQKLKATDREMHKERQKVRDVEAVVKRIKTDIHNCVGFIQEPKKLKDSIRDLYSKYVQDSDVAEIVGVDADIQREYAKQREHLERSLNTLQKKLAKDSEIHRADTVRVMQENVTLIKEINELRRELKVSRNKVHDLEAALGLSRKNRKTSLADSRAFSADSQRSPQILRLNIEEETARIAEMQKLEIKRLRDLIQSQEHAQVTRPLSVGKLPALTT